AACCCGATCATGTGCGTGAGGAGTCCCTCGACAGCGGCACTGACGACGATGAACGTTGCGAAGCCGGAGGCAATCGCGAGTGCGGGAGCGGGGACGGGTGCCGAAGTAGTGTCGGTCATTCGTTTTTCGTAAGTTTCGGCGACGACCGTATAAATGGTCCGTCGCGCCGCTGTGATTTGCCAGTCGCCTACGGCCGAGAGGAACTCCAGCGCGCGTACGAGGCCCACAACCAACGCACAACGAGACCCACAAGTTATTCCCCACGCGGTCGTACAGACACTCAACAGATGCAATTCGTCGAAGAGATAGTCGTCGACGAGTTCCTGCCGACGATCCGGTCGCTGTTGGCAGGCGAACTCCGCGAACGCGGCCTCACCCAGAGCGACGTCGCAGACGTCCTGGGAATCAGCCAGAGCGCCGTCTCGAAGTACGCCCACGGCGACGTCACGATCAACGAACGGGTCGCCAACGACGAGCGCGTCAGCGCCACCATCGAGGAACTCGCCGACGGCCTCTCGACCGGCGACGTGACGCCCGTCCAGGCGCTCATCGAACTCGAGGTCCTCGTGCGCGAACTCGAGACGGGTGGCGATTTGCTCGCCCAGCTCCACGAGGAGGCAGTACCCGAACTCGCGGATCACGGTGCGAGCTTCCGGGTGCACGACCCCGAGAGCGACCTGCGGACCAGTGAGCGGGTCGTCTCGTCGCTGCGCCGTGGGTTGCGCATCCTCGAAAATGCGAGCGGCTTTGCGAGACTCATTCCGGCGGTTGGGTCGAACCTCGTCGCCTGTACGCCGGATGCGGAGGGTATCGACGACGTGGCCGGCGTCCCGGGCCGTATCTTCGACGTAAAGGGGCGAACGACGGTCCCCGCTGCTCCCGAGTTTGGTGTCTCCGAACACGTCGCAACTGTGTTGCTCGCCGCGCGTCGTCACGGCGCGGACGCCTCGGCGGCGATCAATATCGCCTACGAGGACGATCTGCTCGCCGACCTCACCGAGCGCGGCCACGTTGCCGCCGAGTTCGACGAGGTCGACGACATCGCCTCGAGCGTCGGCGCGGCGATCGACGACCAACCCGAAGCGACTGTGCTGTACCAGACCGGCGGTACCGGTATCGAACCGCTGATTTACGTTCTCGGTGCCGATGCGGAGTCCGTCGCGAACGACGTGCGGTCGCTGCTCTAGCGTTCGCGGTTTCACAGAGCGGTGGTAGCAGACGACGATTTATCTGTCCGGTCGTGGAACTCTGAGCAGAGCACCGATAGCATGTCGATGGGTTCTGATTCTGATTCTGATTCTGATACTGACTCTGGCTCCGGCCCTGGCACTGGCTCCGGTTCCGACGCCACCTCGGACTCCGACACCACATCCACATTCCAGTCCAGATCCGGGCTCGAGTCCGAGTCCGCACAGGAGTTCTACGGCCGTTGGGCACGACTGTACGACCTGATCGCCCGCCGAACGCCCGGCATCGCACGCCTTCGACGACGAGCAGCCGCCGCCTGCCGACTCGAGCGCGGCGACACCGTCGTCGAGATGGGCTGTGGCACCGGGGCAAACCTGCCGTATCTCCGAGAGCAGGTCGGCCCCGAGGGAACCGTCATCGGGGTCGACTTCACGCGACCGGTACTCGAGCGGGCGCGTGCGATGGTCGCCGACCGCGGGTACGAAAACGTTCACGTCGTCCGTGGCGATGCGACAGAGCCGCCGTTTGCAGCCGTCGCTGACGGTGCAGCGGGTACTGAAACCGGTGACGACAAAGACGCCGACGAGGCCGACATCGACGCACTCCTCGCGACGTTCGTCGTCGGGATGCTCGACGACCCTGTCGGCGCGGTCGACGACTGGTGTGACCTCGTCGGTCCCGGCGGCCACGTCGTCCTCGCGAACGCTGCCCGCTGCGACGACAACCGCTGGTATTCGTTCCTGGTCAACGCCGTCTTCCGTGCGATCGTCGTCCTCTCGACGCCGCCGACGACCAAACTGCGCTACGAAAGCGAACCACACCTGCGACTCGATGAACGAATCGACGCGGCACACACCCGACTCAGAGAGAACTCGCGCGCCGTCGCCGACGAGACGCACGTCTTCGGCGTGGTTCGGCTCACCGGCGGTGAACTTCCAACCGACACAAAATAGCTGCGTTCACGAGTTCGGCGGCGACCATCGTGGCTCTCCGTTCGTGCTCGTTCGCTCTCGCTACGCCGGCACGCCGAGCTCTTCGAACTCCCGTACCTGCTCGCGGATCGCGTCCGGAATTGGCGCTGGACGGCCGGTCTCCGGATCGATCTGGACCATCGTCGTCTCCGCCGTCGTCGCCACCTCGTCACCCGTCCGGATTTCGTACGCCATCGTGCAACTGCTCTCGCCGAGCTCGGTCACCTCGAGTGCGACGACTGGCTCGTCGTCGATCGTGATCGGTCGCTTGTAGGTGAGTTCGAGATTTGCGATTACGAAGGAAACCTCGTCCTGCGGAATGTCGAGCACCGCCTCCAGATACTCCGTTCGCGCCGTTTCGATGTAGGTCGCGTGCACCGCGTTGTTCACGTGATCCAGCGGATCGAGATCCCGAAATCGCACGGGGACCTCGGTCGTAAACTTCTCACTCATTGTGTGTTTGAAGGAGAGGCCGACAAAAGTACACGTCGATTCCGTCGACGACTGTCGGCTGTTCTCATGCCCGAGAGGGTGCCAGACGGTCAGTGTGACGTTGTCGCGTCGTACAATGAAGCATGCTCCTCGCAGAACGTTGGTTCTCCAAGCTGGGCCTCGACCAGATCCTCGTGGTAGTGTGCGTTGAAAAGCCGACACCGCTCTTGCTCGCAGAAGGCCTCCCCCGTCTGCAA
The DNA window shown above is from Natrialba magadii ATCC 43099 and carries:
- a CDS encoding class I SAM-dependent methyltransferase yields the protein MSMGSDSDSDSDTDSGSGPGTGSGSDATSDSDTTSTFQSRSGLESESAQEFYGRWARLYDLIARRTPGIARLRRRAAAACRLERGDTVVEMGCGTGANLPYLREQVGPEGTVIGVDFTRPVLERARAMVADRGYENVHVVRGDATEPPFAAVADGAAGTETGDDKDADEADIDALLATFVVGMLDDPVGAVDDWCDLVGPGGHVVLANAARCDDNRWYSFLVNAVFRAIVVLSTPPTTKLRYESEPHLRLDERIDAAHTRLRENSRAVADETHVFGVVRLTGGELPTDTK
- a CDS encoding thiamine-phosphate synthase family protein; amino-acid sequence: MQFVEEIVVDEFLPTIRSLLAGELRERGLTQSDVADVLGISQSAVSKYAHGDVTINERVANDERVSATIEELADGLSTGDVTPVQALIELEVLVRELETGGDLLAQLHEEAVPELADHGASFRVHDPESDLRTSERVVSSLRRGLRILENASGFARLIPAVGSNLVACTPDAEGIDDVAGVPGRIFDVKGRTTVPAAPEFGVSEHVATVLLAARRHGADASAAINIAYEDDLLADLTERGHVAAEFDEVDDIASSVGAAIDDQPEATVLYQTGGTGIEPLIYVLGADAESVANDVRSLL
- a CDS encoding acyl-CoA thioesterase, whose product is MSEKFTTEVPVRFRDLDPLDHVNNAVHATYIETARTEYLEAVLDIPQDEVSFVIANLELTYKRPITIDDEPVVALEVTELGESSCTMAYEIRTGDEVATTAETTMVQIDPETGRPAPIPDAIREQVREFEELGVPA